A DNA window from Brenneria izadpanahii contains the following coding sequences:
- a CDS encoding DUF2594 family protein → MSNVDFSTHASVESLAHEVTCLKATVTLLLKAIGQADAGKVIVKMEKYIAQLEDPKQAEALSATIKQIKHAYRQ, encoded by the coding sequence ATGAGCAATGTAGATTTTTCCACGCACGCTTCTGTAGAGTCATTGGCCCACGAAGTAACCTGCCTGAAAGCCACTGTTACATTATTGTTAAAAGCCATCGGGCAGGCTGATGCGGGCAAAGTGATCGTAAAAATGGAAAAGTATATTGCCCAATTGGAAGATCCAAAACAGGCTGAAGCGTTAAGCGCCACCATCAAACAAATCAAACACGCC
- the motA gene encoding flagellar motor stator protein MotA, with amino-acid sequence MLVILGYLVTVGSILGGYLIVGGHLGALYQPSEVLIIAGAALGAFIVGNNGKAIKATGRALPLLVKGSKYNKSLYMDLMALLFRLMAKSRQQGMLSLEADIDSPQESEIFSSYPNILADKNIIEFITDYLRLMVSGNMNAFEIETLMDEEIETVEHESEVPANSLASVGDALPAFGIVAAVMGVVHSLAYVDRPAAELGMMIAHAMVGTFLGILLAYGFVSPLSTLLRQKNSEKIKVLQCVKVTLLSSLNGYAPQIAVEFGRKTLYSTERPTFIELEEHIRRVKAPAQQKTSENDA; translated from the coding sequence GTGCTGGTTATATTGGGTTATCTCGTAACAGTGGGGTCGATACTTGGCGGTTATCTCATAGTCGGTGGACACCTGGGGGCGCTTTATCAGCCCTCTGAAGTGTTGATTATCGCCGGGGCCGCTCTGGGCGCTTTTATTGTCGGCAACAATGGCAAAGCGATAAAGGCAACCGGGCGGGCTTTACCTCTGCTGGTGAAGGGATCGAAATACAACAAAAGCCTGTATATGGATCTTATGGCGTTGCTTTTTCGCTTGATGGCCAAGTCCCGTCAGCAAGGCATGCTCTCATTGGAAGCGGATATCGATAGTCCCCAGGAAAGTGAAATTTTTTCCAGCTATCCCAATATTCTGGCTGACAAAAATATCATTGAATTTATTACCGATTATCTGCGTCTGATGGTAAGCGGCAACATGAATGCGTTTGAAATTGAAACGCTGATGGATGAAGAGATAGAAACCGTTGAGCATGAAAGCGAAGTACCGGCAAACAGCCTCGCCAGCGTGGGCGATGCCTTGCCGGCGTTCGGTATCGTGGCGGCGGTGATGGGCGTGGTTCACTCGTTGGCATATGTCGACCGTCCCGCGGCAGAGTTGGGAATGATGATCGCTCACGCAATGGTGGGAACCTTCCTGGGGATTTTGCTGGCTTATGGGTTCGTCTCGCCGTTGTCAACGTTGTTGCGCCAGAAAAATTCAGAAAAAATAAAGGTTTTGCAGTGTGTGAAGGTCACGCTGCTATCGAGTCTTAACGGTTATGCTCCGCAAATTGCCGTAGAGTTTGGACGTAAGACGTTATATTCCACAGAACGACCGACTTTCATTGAGCTGGAAGAGCATATACGCCGCGTGAAAGCGCCCGCTCAGCAGAAAACGTCGGAAAATGACGCATGA
- the dsrB gene encoding protein DsrB: MKVNDLVTVKTDGMARREGVILEVEEFQEGTMYLVSLDDYPAGVWFFNEAESKDGTFVEPKHSSDE, translated from the coding sequence ATGAAAGTTAATGATTTAGTAACAGTTAAAACTGACGGGATGGCCCGCAGGGAAGGGGTTATCCTGGAGGTTGAAGAGTTCCAGGAAGGAACGATGTATTTAGTATCACTTGATGATTATCCAGCCGGCGTGTGGTTTTTCAACGAAGCCGAGAGCAAGGATGGGACGTTCGTAGAACCTAAACATTCCTCGGACGAGTAA
- a CDS encoding methyl-accepting chemotaxis protein, whose amino-acid sequence MKITPRSEQQGKNGLLNNLRLVPLFIIILGGIMLLFALSIGTSSYFLQNSNRSLANITEESDVRMEIADSTNHLRTARLLLIQASAAARIGDTDVFNENLKLALERVERAKQAFLFYEQRAVKSEQEIVLDAELRKAYDAYVNQGILPLINSAKEGLFEEVLSHETEETSKLDLAYNIPLDKAIGYRMQHARSLNETAHNNAILGYSLMGASFVISIVLTLLTFLLLQRALIKPMNQLVSRIQRIARGDLTQAMDSYGENEIGTLGENVQQMQLSLITTVTTVRESADSIYQGTTEISSGNTDLSSRTEQQASALEQTAASMEQLTATVKQNSENAHHASQLAANASGKAQKGGEIVSNVVNTMNNISGSSRKISEITSVINSIAFQTNILALNAAVEAARAGEQGRGFAVVAGEVRNLAQRSAQAAKEIETLISESVDLVNNGSVLVDQAGQTMKEIVDAVTNVTDIMGEIASASDEQSRGITQVGQAISEMDNVTQQNAALVQEASAAAASLEEQAALLTRAVAAFNLSGSKSQTTTATPTPPPSSLALPRQKTKPGNDNWETF is encoded by the coding sequence ATGAAAATAACACCAAGATCTGAGCAGCAGGGTAAAAATGGTTTGTTAAATAATTTACGACTGGTCCCTTTATTCATCATTATTCTAGGCGGCATCATGCTGCTGTTTGCCTTGTCGATCGGAACGTCCAGCTACTTTTTACAGAACAGCAACCGTTCACTGGCAAACATCACCGAGGAGAGCGACGTTCGCATGGAGATTGCCGACAGCACTAACCACCTGCGTACCGCCCGCTTACTATTGATACAAGCTTCCGCAGCGGCCCGTATCGGCGATACCGACGTCTTCAATGAAAACTTGAAACTGGCTTTGGAGCGGGTTGAACGCGCCAAACAAGCCTTTCTATTTTATGAACAGCGCGCTGTAAAGAGCGAACAGGAAATCGTCTTGGATGCAGAACTGCGGAAAGCCTATGACGCCTATGTCAACCAGGGCATCCTGCCACTGATCAATTCAGCCAAAGAGGGGCTATTTGAGGAGGTGCTATCGCATGAGACGGAAGAAACGAGCAAGCTTGATTTGGCCTATAACATTCCGCTGGATAAGGCGATAGGCTATCGGATGCAACATGCGCGATCGCTCAATGAAACTGCGCATAACAACGCCATACTCGGCTATTCGTTGATGGGCGCCAGCTTTGTCATCTCCATCGTTTTGACATTACTGACATTCTTGCTGCTTCAACGGGCGCTCATTAAACCGATGAACCAGTTAGTCAGCCGCATCCAGCGGATCGCGCGAGGCGATCTCACACAAGCGATGGATAGCTACGGCGAAAATGAAATTGGGACGTTAGGTGAAAATGTTCAACAAATGCAGCTATCGCTGATAACCACGGTTACAACCGTTCGTGAAAGCGCTGACTCAATCTATCAAGGCACGACGGAGATTTCATCCGGCAATACCGATCTGTCTTCGCGCACCGAACAACAGGCGTCCGCGTTGGAGCAAACGGCCGCCAGCATGGAACAGCTAACGGCGACCGTGAAACAGAACTCTGAGAATGCGCATCACGCCAGCCAGCTTGCCGCCAATGCATCAGGCAAAGCCCAAAAAGGCGGAGAGATCGTCTCTAACGTGGTTAATACCATGAACAATATCTCTGGCAGTTCAAGAAAAATATCGGAAATCACTAGCGTTATTAACAGCATTGCTTTCCAGACCAATATTCTGGCGCTGAACGCGGCGGTTGAAGCGGCGCGCGCCGGGGAACAAGGCCGCGGCTTTGCGGTTGTGGCCGGCGAAGTACGCAATCTGGCGCAGCGTAGCGCTCAGGCGGCAAAAGAGATTGAAACCCTGATCTCGGAATCGGTGGATTTGGTCAATAACGGCTCGGTGCTGGTGGATCAGGCGGGACAAACTATGAAAGAAATCGTCGATGCCGTCACCAACGTAACCGACATAATGGGGGAAATCGCATCGGCATCCGACGAGCAAAGCCGGGGGATTACGCAGGTAGGCCAGGCCATTTCGGAAATGGACAACGTAACGCAGCAGAATGCCGCCCTGGTGCAAGAGGCCAGCGCGGCGGCCGCTTCGCTGGAAGAGCAAGCGGCATTGTTAACCCGAGCCGTAGCGGCATTTAACTTGTCCGGTTCGAAATCCCAAACAACGACGGCGACGCCTACTCCGCCCCCCTCTTCCCTGGCGTTGCCCCGGCAAAAAACAAAGCCAGGCAATGATAACTGGGAAACTTTTTAA
- the flhD gene encoding flagellar transcriptional regulator FlhD encodes MGTSELLKHIYDINLSYLLLAQRLINDEKASAMFRLGIDEEMADMLMNLTLPQMVKLAETNQLICHFRFNDHNTIKLLTQESRVDDLQQIHTGILLSSHLLQQLASKEENLPKKRAL; translated from the coding sequence ATGGGTACCTCTGAATTACTCAAACACATTTATGACATCAATCTGTCTTATTTGTTACTGGCTCAGCGTTTAATTAATGACGAAAAGGCTTCGGCCATGTTTCGTTTAGGCATTGATGAAGAGATGGCCGATATGTTGATGAATCTCACTTTGCCTCAGATGGTTAAATTAGCTGAAACTAATCAACTGATATGTCATTTCCGTTTTAATGATCACAATACAATCAAACTCTTGACTCAGGAATCGCGTGTGGATGATCTGCAACAGATACACACCGGTATTCTGTTGTCGAGTCATTTATTACAACAGTTGGCTTCGAAAGAAGAAAACCTGCCTAAGAAAAGGGCATTGTAA
- the flhC gene encoding flagellar transcriptional regulator FlhC, translated as MAEKSIVQEAKDIQLAMELISLGARLQMLESETQLSRGRLIKLYKELRGSPPPKGMLPFSTDWFMTWEQNIHSSMFYNAYSFLLKNGQCSGVEAVIKAYRLYLEQCPPQNDTPLLALTRAWTLVRFVDSGMLQLSVCNCCNGMFITHAHQPKNSFVCSLCQPPSRAVKRRKLSQNLADIIPQLLDEQVKHAV; from the coding sequence ATGGCGGAAAAAAGTATTGTTCAGGAAGCGAAAGACATCCAGTTAGCGATGGAACTCATTTCTCTGGGTGCTCGTTTGCAGATGTTGGAAAGTGAAACACAGCTAAGCCGTGGTCGCTTAATTAAATTATATAAAGAACTAAGAGGGAGCCCGCCGCCTAAAGGAATGCTGCCATTTTCAACGGATTGGTTCATGACCTGGGAACAGAATATTCATTCTTCAATGTTCTACAACGCCTATAGTTTTTTGCTGAAAAACGGGCAATGCAGTGGCGTTGAGGCCGTAATTAAAGCTTATCGCCTATATTTGGAACAGTGTCCGCCGCAAAATGATACGCCATTGCTGGCGCTGACCCGCGCATGGACGTTGGTTCGTTTTGTCGATAGCGGTATGTTGCAACTCTCGGTGTGTAACTGCTGTAACGGTATGTTTATTACTCACGCTCACCAGCCGAAAAACAGTTTCGTCTGTAGCCTGTGTCAACCCCCCTCCCGAGCCGTAAAAAGACGTAAACTTTCACAAAATCTTGCCGATATTATACCTCAACTGCTGGATGAACAGGTAAAACACGCAGTCTGA
- a CDS encoding KTSC domain-containing protein, whose amino-acid sequence MQRQSVSSSRIRSIGYDPENRILEIEFHNKTIYQYIGVPKRIHGKFISESVVSKGRFFDGVIKDKFLCRKIK is encoded by the coding sequence TTGCAGCGGCAATCGGTGTCATCGTCAAGGATCCGTTCGATTGGATACGATCCTGAAAATCGCATCCTTGAAATAGAGTTTCATAACAAGACTATCTATCAGTACATTGGTGTTCCCAAGCGTATTCATGGGAAATTCATTTCCGAATCGGTTGTGTCTAAAGGCCGTTTTTTTGATGGCGTAATAAAAGACAAATTCTTGTGCCGGAAAATAAAATAG
- the pgsA gene encoding CDP-diacylglycerol--glycerol-3-phosphate 3-phosphatidyltransferase: MQFNIPTLLTLFRVALIPFFVLAFYLPFVWAPLVCAIIFVFAAVTDWFDGFLARRWKQTTRFGAFLDPVADKVMVAVALVLVAEHYHSWWITLPAATMIAREIIISALREWMAEIGKRSSVAVSWIGKVKTTAQMLALVALLWRPERFVEGAGVIALYVAAVLTFWSMFQYLNAARHDLLEP; the protein is encoded by the coding sequence ATGCAATTTAATATACCGACGTTGCTGACTTTGTTTCGTGTTGCTTTAATCCCGTTTTTTGTGCTGGCGTTTTATCTTCCATTCGTCTGGGCACCCCTGGTATGCGCAATCATTTTCGTTTTTGCCGCCGTTACCGACTGGTTTGATGGCTTTTTAGCCCGGCGCTGGAAGCAAACCACGCGATTTGGCGCGTTTCTGGACCCTGTCGCCGATAAAGTGATGGTCGCGGTCGCGTTGGTTTTGGTGGCTGAGCATTATCACTCCTGGTGGATTACGTTACCTGCCGCCACGATGATTGCGCGTGAGATCATCATTTCCGCATTGCGGGAATGGATGGCTGAGATAGGTAAACGAAGCAGCGTGGCGGTTTCCTGGATCGGCAAGGTAAAAACAACGGCGCAAATGTTGGCGCTGGTGGCTTTATTATGGCGGCCCGAACGCTTTGTGGAAGGAGCCGGGGTGATCGCTTTATATGTCGCAGCAGTGTTGACTTTCTGGTCAATGTTTCAATATTTGAACGCTGCAAGACATGATTTGCTTGAACCTTGA
- the motB gene encoding flagellar motor protein MotB, producing MKHQHPIIRKKRKSGHAGHHGGSWKIAYADFMTAMMALFLVMWLIAISTPMQLAQIAEYFRTPLKTALAGGSQSSESESPIPGGGDDPTQQQGEVRKSIKSDSPDRRLDEIRLNRLRERLDQLIESDPRLRALRPHLLIEMVDEGLRIQIIDSQNRPMFKTGSSQVEPYMRDILRAIAPILNDIPNKLSISGHTDDVPYAMGERGYSNWELSADRANASRRELLIGGLTEGKVLRVVGMASTMGLKQAADGSADINRRISLLVLTQEAQKNIEHENAEKTATDVESTEDLRNMQLENPKPATPSADNSNNNMDDKGETSPQPVNGVPAPERQRPTTELPAAPDSQATPSQ from the coding sequence ATGAAACATCAGCATCCCATTATTCGTAAAAAACGCAAATCCGGGCATGCCGGTCATCACGGCGGCTCCTGGAAAATTGCCTATGCTGACTTTATGACGGCGATGATGGCTCTGTTTCTGGTGATGTGGTTGATCGCTATTTCCACGCCAATGCAGCTTGCCCAGATAGCCGAATATTTCCGTACACCGCTGAAAACGGCCTTAGCGGGCGGTAGCCAATCCAGTGAAAGCGAGAGCCCGATTCCGGGCGGCGGTGATGATCCGACCCAGCAGCAGGGTGAAGTTAGAAAAAGCATCAAATCGGATTCGCCGGATAGACGGCTGGATGAAATCCGCTTAAATCGTCTGCGCGAAAGGTTGGATCAGCTTATCGAATCCGACCCCAGGCTGCGGGCTCTGCGCCCCCATTTGCTGATCGAAATGGTCGATGAGGGGCTGCGTATACAGATTATTGATAGCCAAAACCGCCCGATGTTTAAAACGGGCAGTTCGCAGGTTGAGCCTTATATGCGGGATATCCTGCGCGCTATTGCGCCTATTTTGAATGATATCCCGAATAAATTGAGTATTTCCGGACATACCGACGATGTTCCTTATGCCATGGGCGAGCGTGGCTACAGTAACTGGGAGCTATCGGCCGATCGCGCCAATGCCTCGCGCCGGGAGTTGCTGATCGGCGGCTTAACCGAGGGTAAAGTCCTGCGGGTTGTTGGTATGGCGTCGACTATGGGGCTGAAACAAGCCGCCGACGGCAGCGCCGATATTAACCGCCGAATAAGTTTGCTGGTGTTGACTCAGGAAGCGCAGAAGAATATCGAACACGAAAATGCCGAAAAAACGGCGACGGATGTGGAGTCGACGGAAGATTTACGAAATATGCAGTTGGAAAATCCTAAACCTGCCACGCCATCTGCCGACAATAGTAATAATAATATGGATGATAAAGGCGAAACTTCGCCTCAACCCGTAAATGGAGTTCCTGCTCCAGAGCGCCAGCGGCCGACTACCGAGTTGCCTGCGGCGCCGGACAGTCAGGCGACGCCTTCTCAATAA
- the uvrY gene encoding UvrY/SirA/GacA family response regulator transcription factor, which translates to MISVFLVDDHELVRAGIRRILEDIKGLKVVGEVSCGEDAVRWCRNNNVDVVLMDMNMPGIGGLEATRKILRFSPDIKVIMLTIYTENPLPAKVMQAGAAGYVSKAAAPQEVICAIRAVHAGKRYIAPDIAQQMALSQLEPQMETPLECLSERELQIMLMITKGQKVTEISDQLNLSPKTVNSYRYRMFNKLNISGDVELTHLAIRHGLFNAETLLSSE; encoded by the coding sequence TTGATTAGCGTTTTTCTTGTTGATGACCATGAATTGGTGCGGGCAGGGATACGACGCATTCTTGAGGATATCAAAGGTCTCAAAGTCGTTGGCGAAGTGTCATGTGGTGAAGATGCCGTCAGGTGGTGCCGCAACAATAATGTCGATGTCGTCCTGATGGACATGAATATGCCGGGGATCGGCGGTCTTGAGGCAACGCGAAAAATACTGCGATTCTCTCCCGATATAAAAGTTATCATGCTAACTATTTATACAGAGAACCCATTACCTGCTAAAGTAATGCAGGCGGGCGCAGCTGGATATGTCAGTAAAGCAGCGGCTCCGCAGGAAGTCATCTGTGCCATTCGGGCCGTGCATGCGGGGAAACGGTACATCGCTCCTGATATTGCGCAGCAAATGGCATTAAGCCAGCTAGAGCCGCAGATGGAGACTCCTTTGGAGTGTTTGTCTGAGCGTGAATTGCAGATTATGCTGATGATCACCAAAGGGCAGAAAGTGACTGAAATTTCAGATCAGTTGAATCTGAGCCCGAAAACGGTGAACAGCTACCGTTACCGGATGTTCAACAAGCTGAACATCAGCGGTGACGTTGAGCTAACGCACTTAGCCATTCGCCACGGTCTTTTTAATGCGGAGACGTTGTTAAGTAGTGAGTGA
- a CDS encoding diguanylate cyclase, with amino-acid sequence MDELLNSNQQIANEETSDNQFILSEWKKLISITSPDAFNLLHTLSKQKSSTLAGEFYSYMLKDPEASLFLSSQQVHDRLFASMRKWIEVILSNSGENLDELIAHQKKIGQIHARIGIPIELVARGSRRLKWKLYEYMSQQASDKSVGFEAMRFASISMDIATEIMSKSYSHSHDSAAKSEESYRLLSLLNNADIERERQNAALLNWENTFIFNVATGAPLITTHTLEDSEFGLWFNHKGKPSFGNTQDAQAISEMIKAVDEDIGHFNNNIPLKQNAYAPLLKSVRNRIHKIHVFMDSLFDEIQKLENGKDTLTLLLNRRFLPTILRHETSLAMRKNTPLTIAMIDIDHFKVINDTYGHAVGDAVLKNTAEIFYENTRSSDYIFRYGGEEFMFVLIETTKDTAYTFIERLREKIQNHKIRLQSNETINITISAGIAMYSGHPDYQYLINAADAALYQAKANGRNRIEFAPE; translated from the coding sequence TTGGACGAACTATTGAATTCTAATCAACAAATAGCAAATGAAGAAACAAGTGATAATCAATTCATCCTATCCGAATGGAAAAAATTGATATCGATAACATCTCCTGATGCATTCAATCTGTTGCATACCTTATCCAAGCAAAAATCTTCTACTCTAGCGGGTGAGTTCTACTCGTACATGCTAAAGGATCCGGAAGCATCGCTTTTTCTGTCAAGTCAGCAGGTGCATGACAGACTTTTCGCCTCAATGCGGAAATGGATTGAGGTTATTTTGTCCAACAGCGGCGAAAATTTGGATGAATTGATCGCTCATCAGAAAAAAATCGGCCAGATTCATGCGCGCATAGGTATTCCAATTGAATTAGTCGCACGCGGCTCCCGGCGCTTGAAATGGAAGCTGTATGAATATATGTCACAGCAGGCCAGCGACAAATCCGTCGGTTTCGAAGCGATGCGCTTCGCATCGATATCCATGGATATCGCAACGGAAATAATGAGTAAAAGCTATTCTCACTCTCACGATAGCGCGGCAAAAAGCGAAGAATCATATCGTCTGTTATCGCTGTTGAATAACGCAGACATAGAACGGGAGCGTCAAAATGCGGCGCTGCTGAACTGGGAAAACACTTTTATTTTCAATGTCGCCACCGGGGCTCCGCTGATAACCACTCATACGCTGGAGGATTCAGAATTTGGACTCTGGTTTAACCATAAAGGGAAACCTTCCTTCGGCAATACTCAAGACGCGCAAGCCATCAGCGAGATGATAAAGGCAGTTGATGAAGATATCGGGCATTTCAATAACAACATTCCGCTGAAGCAGAATGCTTATGCGCCATTGCTCAAGTCAGTGAGAAACCGGATCCATAAAATCCATGTATTCATGGACTCGCTATTCGACGAAATTCAAAAGCTGGAAAATGGCAAGGATACATTAACACTCCTGCTGAATCGCCGTTTCCTGCCCACTATTTTACGGCATGAAACTTCCTTGGCCATGCGCAAAAATACGCCGCTTACCATCGCAATGATCGATATTGATCACTTCAAGGTAATTAACGATACCTACGGACACGCAGTAGGCGATGCGGTGTTGAAAAATACCGCTGAAATTTTTTATGAAAATACCAGAAGCAGCGATTATATATTTCGCTATGGCGGCGAAGAATTCATGTTTGTTCTGATCGAAACCACGAAAGATACGGCCTATACATTTATTGAACGGCTTAGGGAAAAGATCCAGAACCATAAGATCCGATTGCAAAGCAATGAAACGATAAACATCACCATTAGTGCGGGTATTGCTATGTATAGCGGACATCCCGATTATCAATATTTAATAAACGCAGCCGATGCCGCGCTTTATCAGGCCAAAGCTAATGGCAGAAATCGCATTGAGTTCGCACCGGAGTAG
- a CDS encoding methyl-accepting chemotaxis protein, whose amino-acid sequence MGFVRDIKIRTMMILILILFSVLWGGVSAFALYSLSQLTSELKLTNVQQNNGDIINSANGQYYRIISALERAARAKQNNNAAEVDMELRLVSSELENIKNGLNEFKTTDHANIDSATIDNIYNSSYQLYTNGVLPLYEAVKADRIDDFVQYASQTYRPLRQNFTDAIEKYNVVIGSLKTEAQTRIDTWVDWCQKILIVALVIGLIIVLLTDRYLSIFVVKPLELIKKHLQVLSEGHLHTHMIDMGRNCVGQLIPFLQQMQNNWVTTVSEIRDSAGAIYRGSGEIASGNTDLSSRTEEQASALEQTAASMEQLSAVVKQNADNASQASVLAQNASKLANNGGDIVNDVIKTMGEITNSSQKIADIIGVINSIAFQTNILALNAAVEAARAGEQGRGFAVVASEVRNLAQRSAQAAKEIEGLIDESVTNVKTGSDQVTLAGDAMENIVKAVTNVTDIMGEIASASNEQSKGISQVGQAVVEMDSVTQQNAALVEESTAASASLEEQARRLTEIVSIFKLSATVEKTANSKTIKPIPTLPSTSPKKTSTDNTNWETF is encoded by the coding sequence ATGGGCTTTGTACGCGATATAAAAATCAGAACCATGATGATTCTGATCCTTATACTATTTTCCGTACTGTGGGGGGGAGTATCAGCGTTTGCATTGTATTCGCTGAGTCAATTAACCTCTGAGTTAAAATTAACCAACGTGCAGCAAAATAATGGCGATATCATCAATAGCGCTAATGGGCAGTATTATCGTATCATCAGCGCCCTTGAACGTGCCGCCCGCGCAAAACAGAACAACAACGCTGCGGAAGTCGATATGGAACTTCGATTAGTTAGCAGTGAGCTGGAAAATATCAAAAATGGTCTGAATGAGTTTAAAACGACCGATCACGCCAATATTGACTCCGCCACCATTGACAATATTTATAACAGTTCCTACCAGCTTTACACTAATGGCGTACTGCCGCTTTATGAAGCCGTCAAAGCCGATCGTATTGATGACTTCGTGCAATATGCAAGCCAGACCTATCGGCCTCTACGCCAAAATTTCACCGATGCTATCGAAAAATACAATGTGGTTATCGGTAGCTTGAAAACCGAGGCGCAAACGCGAATCGATACCTGGGTCGACTGGTGTCAAAAGATCCTGATTGTGGCGCTGGTTATCGGCCTGATTATTGTGCTGCTCACCGATCGCTATTTATCCATTTTCGTGGTTAAACCGCTTGAGCTAATTAAAAAGCACCTTCAAGTTCTTTCGGAGGGTCATTTGCACACCCATATGATTGACATGGGCAGAAACTGCGTCGGGCAATTGATCCCTTTTCTCCAGCAAATGCAGAACAATTGGGTGACGACGGTATCTGAAATCCGCGACAGCGCAGGCGCCATCTATCGTGGTTCAGGCGAAATCGCCTCCGGCAACACGGACTTATCTTCACGTACTGAAGAACAGGCATCAGCGTTGGAACAGACCGCGGCCAGTATGGAACAACTGAGCGCCGTGGTAAAACAGAACGCGGACAACGCCAGTCAAGCCAGCGTCCTGGCGCAGAATGCGTCTAAACTTGCGAACAATGGGGGCGATATTGTCAATGACGTGATCAAGACAATGGGGGAAATCACCAACAGCTCGCAAAAAATCGCCGATATCATCGGCGTGATCAACAGTATTGCTTTTCAGACCAATATCCTCGCGCTGAATGCGGCGGTTGAAGCCGCACGCGCCGGAGAACAAGGTCGCGGATTTGCCGTGGTTGCCAGTGAAGTACGCAATCTGGCGCAGCGAAGCGCCCAAGCGGCCAAAGAAATTGAAGGGTTGATCGATGAATCCGTCACCAATGTCAAAACCGGTTCCGATCAGGTAACGCTTGCCGGCGATGCCATGGAAAACATCGTGAAAGCCGTAACCAACGTAACCGATATCATGGGTGAAATTGCATCGGCGTCAAATGAGCAAAGCAAAGGGATCAGCCAGGTTGGTCAAGCCGTTGTCGAGATGGATAGCGTGACGCAACAGAACGCCGCACTGGTTGAGGAATCAACCGCCGCATCTGCGTCACTAGAAGAACAAGCGCGTCGCTTGACTGAAATTGTCTCCATTTTCAAACTTTCCGCTACAGTAGAAAAAACTGCGAATAGCAAGACGATAAAGCCAATACCGACGCTGCCATCAACCTCGCCAAAGAAAACAAGTACCGATAACACGAATTGGGAAACGTTTTAA